GCCGCGCGGCACCCACAGCTGCTCGCCCCCCTCGGCGGTCAGGGTGGCGCCGACCCACCGGCCGTAGGTGGCCGAGCCCGGGCGGATGTCCACCGCCACGTCGTAGATCGCGCCCTGCAGCACGCGCACCAGCTTGCCCTGCGGATGGGGCGCGGCCTGGAAGTGCAGCCCGCGCAGGGTGCCCTTCCTGGCGTTGAAGGCCTGGTTGTCCTGCACGAAGTCCGCCTCGACCCCGGCCTCCGACATGGCCCGCCGGCTCCAGGTCTCGGAGAACCAGCCGCGGGCGTCGCCGTGGCGCTTCGGCGTGATAAGGAGGACGTCGGACAGGGCTAGCGGCTTGATCGCGGTCATAAGGCTTTCAGGGAGTTGGACGGGTCCCGCATGGCCCAGCGGAACAGGGAAGACAAGCCGCAAAGGCCCGCCATCACGGTCGCGGTGGTCGCCTATCGCAGCGGCGCCACGCTGGCCCGCTGCCTGGAGCGGCTGGCCGCCCAGACCTTCCGGGACTTCGAGCTGGTGCTGGTCGACAACGCCTCGCCCGACGGGGAGGCGCAGGCGGCCGCCGCCATCGTCCCGGGGACCCGGCTGATCGAAAACGCCGAGAACCTGGGCTTCGCCGGCGCCTGCAACCAGGCCGCCGCCGCCGGCCGCGGGCGCTGGCTGGTGCTGCTCAATCCCGACGCCTATCCCGAACCCGACTGGCTGGCCGAGCTGGTGGACGCCGCCGGCCGCTGGCCGCAGGTCCGCAGCTTCACCTCCCGCCAGGTGATGGACGAGGACCCGGCCGTGCTCGACGGCCTGGGCGACGTGATGAGCATCCCCTGCATCCCCTACCGCGGCGGCTATCTCGCCCGCGATCCGGGCGACACGCCCGAGGGGCAGGTGTTCAGTCCCTGCGGCGCGGCGATGATGATCGACCGCGAGCTGTTCCTGGCGCTCGGCGGCTTCGACGAGAGCTTCTTCTGCTACTGCGAGGACGTGGACCTGGGGTACCGGCTGCAGCTGGCCGGCGAGCCCACCGTCGTCGTGCCCTCGGCGGTCGTGCGGCACGTGGGTTCGGCCTCCTCGGGCGGCTCGAAGTCGGAGTTCGCGCTCTTCCACGGCTACCGGAACCGCTTCTGGGTGCTGGTGAAGGACACCCCGGCCCTGCTGCTGCCCCTGGTGCTGCCGGGGCACCTGCTGACCGCCGCCTACATCGCCCTGCGCGGCCCCAACCGCCGCTACCTCGGGGTGACGCTCAGGGCCTATCGCGCGGCGCTCGCGGGCCTGCCGGCGGTGCTGCGGCGCCGGCGCGAGGTGCAGCGGACGCGGCGGCGGTCGGCCTTCGCTATCGCCCGGGCGATGACCTGGAATCCCCGCGACCTCGCGGGTCGCCGGGCGGTGATCAGGTCTCTGTCGCCCAGTCGATGAGCCGGCGCATGAACAGCGCGCCGCGCTGCATCTGCGAGACCTCGACATATTCGTCCGGCTGGTGCGCCTGGGCGATGGAGCCCGGCCCGCAGATGACCGTGGAGAACCCCGCCCCCTGGAACTGCCCCGCCTCGGCGGCGTAGGCGACCACCCGCGCCGGGCCATTGTCGCCCGCCAGCCGCCGGGCGAAGGCCTCAGCCGCCCCGTCGGGCTCCGGCGCGAAGGGCGGCACGTCGGTGCGCTTCTCGAGCACCACCCCGGCCTCGGGCGCCCGGGCCTTCAGCGCCCGGTCCATCGCCTCGACCTCGGCCCGGAAGCCCGCCAGCGCGCCCTCGGGCGTCAGCCCTGGCGGACAGCGCAGGTCGAAGACGAACTCGCAGCGCCGGGCGATGATGTTGTGCGCCGTGCCGCCCTCGACCAGGCCGATCGTCAGGGTCGCCCCCTTGGGCGTGAACGGCGAGGCCGGGTCGGCCTCGCGCTCCAGCCTCTCG
The Phenylobacterium zucineum HLK1 genome window above contains:
- a CDS encoding glycosyltransferase family 2 protein produces the protein MAQRNREDKPQRPAITVAVVAYRSGATLARCLERLAAQTFRDFELVLVDNASPDGEAQAAAAIVPGTRLIENAENLGFAGACNQAAAAGRGRWLVLLNPDAYPEPDWLAELVDAAGRWPQVRSFTSRQVMDEDPAVLDGLGDVMSIPCIPYRGGYLARDPGDTPEGQVFSPCGAAMMIDRELFLALGGFDESFFCYCEDVDLGYRLQLAGEPTVVVPSAVVRHVGSASSGGSKSEFALFHGYRNRFWVLVKDTPALLLPLVLPGHLLTAAYIALRGPNRRYLGVTLRAYRAALAGLPAVLRRRREVQRTRRRSAFAIARAMTWNPRDLAGRRAVIRSLSPSR
- the rfbC gene encoding dTDP-4-dehydrorhamnose 3,5-epimerase, whose protein sequence is MTAIKPLALSDVLLITPKRHGDARGWFSETWSRRAMSEAGVEADFVQDNQAFNARKGTLRGLHFQAAPHPQGKLVRVLQGAIYDVAVDIRPGSATYGRWVGATLTAEGGEQLWVPRGFAHGYCTLTDDAMLFYKVDGLYAPQTEGGVAWDDPDLAIDWPLESEPVLSEKDKTLPRLKDLGEVAF